The window CAAATGTGGCCTGAGCGCGACAGTTTTTAACGCATAGAGTGCAGTGGCTTGAGTCGTGACCGGAATAGAGACTTGAGTGCTAGCTGAATTAATGCCTGAAATAGTGGCTTGAGTTGCTTGAGTTACAGCGGTATTTTCAACCGATACGTCACCCACTTGATTGGCATCAAGCATCATCTTTTCGGCGATGGCTTTGGAATGGGCGTAATAATTAAGGAAGGATGTGGCATAGGGAGTGGATTCATCTATACCGGATTCATCCTGCCCAGCAAAGGTCACACTCGGGGTACTGGTGTAGACTAACTTATTTATTTTTAATGTCTTACAAGCAGCAATCACATTTGCGGCGCCCTTCACATTCGGGCAAAAATAACTGTCTCTATCGCCCCAAACGCCAGCTTTAGACGCCACATGGAACACGATATCGCAGCCTTGCATCGACTGTTGCAACTGGTCTTTATTGACTAAATCCCCTTGCAACATGACTACGCCCAGCGCTTCAAGTTCGGGATAATGCCCACGGGCAAAACCTGTGACCTTAATGCCCGCGGCTAACAATCTCAAACAAATCGCTTTACCTAAAAATCCCCCCGCTCCCGTCACAAAGGCGTGTTGCACCTTAAGGGCGAGCTGCGCGAGTGCAGTTTGTTCAGCCGCATCAAATTGCGCAAGCGTCGTGCTCTTGATTGGGTTTATCGTCATTTAGGTATCCATTTCAGCACATTTACATGAACTTAAAGTCGGTGTAAGAAGTTTAAAATAAGCACAAGGGCTTAAAAATAAGCGAGTTTGTTCAAATGAACACAGAATATAACGTAAAAAATGCAGGAAAAAAGCCGCGGAGTTTTAAATCAACCTTTCGTTTGCGATTGTGCCCAAACGGCTAATTTTTCTCTAAAAATCTTGGCATTATGCCGCACATCCACAGGAAAATCAGGATGAATAAGAAAACGTCTTATGCCCTGCGTCTGGGCAAATTGCTCTGCGATGGTAATCAAATCTTGATACAGCTGTTGGCTCTTATTGCACACCAATGATTGGTCGAGTTCGATACAGATCAAAGGCTCTATCTCGTTCGCCACTTTCACACCAACTAAGGCAGAGCGCTTCACATTGGGATGGGTATTAAAAATGCGCTCGCAGGGAATAGAATAATAACGCTTTACCAACTGGCCTTTACGGGTGGCATCGACTCTGTGGGCCTTGCGACCGCACATCCACAGTCGGCCTTGATCATCGAGATACCCCAGATCGCCCATGCGATGCCTAACGCTATTAGTGGCTGAGTCCCACATCTTGGCCGCCGCAGTCGCGCTATGGCCTTGACTTTCGTTTTGGCTATCGTGCTGACTATTATTTAGATAATAGGACTGACTCACCATAGGCCCTTGCACCACGATTTCGCCGATTTCACCGTTATTCAGCACTAAGGCCTCATCCCACTCGGGGATAACGGCTTCGCTGATGCCGATGATGCGAATCGTCACGCCATCGATAGCGCCGCCGACACAAATGCCGCCGCCGTTATCTGTGATGTCTGTGGTGGCAAATAACGCATCGCTGGCAATCATGCTGATCGGTAAAGATTCGGTCGCACCGTAGGAATTTAAAATCGGCACACCTTGGCTCAACATCTTGCTAAATCGGGCGATGGAGGCAATGGTGGCTGGCGCACCTGCGGAGATAACCCGCTGTACACTGGGCAATTTATGCTGTTTTTGTTCACCTGCGCGGCCTAAACGTTCCAGCAAGGCGGGATTAACAAAGATGTTGCTGCATTGATATTTCTCAATCGCGGCAAACAGGAATTCGGGATTGGCGGTAATGGGTTTGCTGGCATCCATTTCTGGAACGATCGACGCCATACCAAGCGCGGGGCCAAAGAGTGAAAACAGCGGAAACGTCGCTAAATCGCGCTCTCCATGGCAAATGCCATAATCGTTTTTTAACGCTTGAATTTGCGCCTCAAACATCCCATGGCTATACACTACGCCCTTAGGCGTGCCGGTACTGCCACTGGTGAATAAAATGGCCGCCATCTCATCAGATTTGAGCATCACCATGGGGTATTCAGCATGTTGGGCTTGGGTATGTTGAGCCGAGGCGTTTCGTGAAGAGCTGTTTTGCAGCAGAGTCGATAAACTGATGGCGCCAGTAGCGATGCGCATTAATCGTGCAGCTAAGCCTGTTTTGCCGCCATCAACATTGAGCAATGACTTAATGCTGCCCTTACCCCAACCAAATAACCGTCTGGCGATATGGGCTTTAGGAATACCGATAAAGGCATCGGGTGCGGCTTCAGCAAAACACTGCTTAAGATTGTTAATCCCCATGCCGGGATCAACTAAAATAGGAATAACCCCCGCTTTAAACAGCGCAAAAGTAAGTGCAAAAAAATCCAGACTCGGCGTGACCATAAGCACAGCTTTCATGCCGCGCTCAATACCATGGGCGTTTAGCGCAAAGGCTATCGCATCGCTTTGTCTATCTAGATTGAGAAAGTCCAACTCGCTGTAACGCAAATTCGCCACAGAAGCGCCCTGAGCGCTTTGTACTGCTACCGCAAGATGATGGGGAATGGCATGGGCGGCTTGCTTGAGATGACGACAAATATTGGCGTCACTGGTCAATACTGACGCAGAAGTGCCCGTTAAAAGTGACTTTTCCAACGGCGTCACTACAGCAGCCAACAAAGGAGTCACTTCAGTCTCAAGCAAGGTCGACATTAACCTACGGCCTGTTCGGACTGCGCAGCTGCTTGGTCGTCGGCCATAAAGCCTTTGATATAGGCAATCACTTCATCGCTGGCATCTTCCAGAATGTAGTGACCACAATCGGCAAACTCATGCACGGTCGCATGGGGCATATGCTGACGCCATTTTGCTAAAAAGTGCTTATCGAATACAAAGTCCTTCAGGCCCCAGCAAATCAAAGTCGGCACTTTGGCAAACTGCGGTAAACTCGCAGCGATATCAGAGACTAACTGATAGTTTCTATCGCCTTCACGCAGCGGAATATCCTGCACAAAACGCAGCGTCGAAATGCGATTGGCCCAAGAGTTAAATGGCGCGACATACGCCTCACGAATGTATTTGGACATAGGCTGACGCTTCACGCCCACATATGAGGCGATAGACGAAAAGGCATTAAAACCACGCACCAGCACTGTGCCTAGCAGGGTATTACGACAGATCCACAGCGGCCAAGGAAACGGCTTAGTCTCGGGCAAATGGAAAGCGCCCGTGTTCAAAATCACTAGGCGTTTAATGCGCTCAGGATAACGCGTCGCATAACCCATACCTATCATGCCGCCCCAGTCGTGTACGACTAAAGTAATGTTTTCTTTCACATTCAGGCTATCGAGCAGGGCTTCGAGATCGTCGATGCGGTTCTTAAGGGTATAGTCATAGCCGCTATCGTCTGGCTTATCCGACAGACCACAACCGATATGATCCGGCACTATGCATTGATGCGTGTCTTTTAAGGCACTAACGAGATTGCGGTAGTAAAACGACCAGCTAGGATTACCGTGAACCATCACCACAGGTTCGCCTTGGCCCTCGTTGATATAATGCAGCTTGTTGCCATTACGGCTAAGAAAATGACGTTTAAAAGGCAACAGAGTGTCTAACATGACGCTTCCTATCTTTTGTTCTATTTATGAGAGCGAATAACGATTTGTGTATAGCTGGCTTGGCTTATCGACGGAACGACAGACTGAGCGTTCAACTGAATCATCGACTTGCCTGGCTAACTAGAATGCATTCCAGCCATCAAGCGAAGGCGTGAAAAGGTGCACTGCACCCTACCACTTAATGCCTAACATCATGCAATTCAATCCACTGCCTATGCCTAAAAAGCTCACTTGATCGCCCGCTTGTAAAAAGCCTTGATCGTGCGCCATGGCGGCGGTCACAGGTAACGACACTGTGCCCATATTGCCCAGCAGCTGATACGTTGGAAATTCTTTCTCGGGGGGAATATTTAACGCGCTAAGCACTTGCTTACGGTTTGAGGCGCCCACTTGATGGCAAATCACTTTGTCCACTTGCTCAACCAGCCAATTACGCTGCTCAAGGAAATGTTCCCAAGTATGCTTAGCCAGCTCAACGCCTTCTTTGAGAAGCGTCACCGCATCGGTACGCATAAACTCGCGATACAGATTGTGCCCCACTTCCTGCAGACCCCATTGACACAACTGGTGGTGCTCAGGCGCCGATAAGTGCGATGCACCCAGCAATTGATGCTGGCGCACATTTGTCAGCGGCAAACTGCCGTCGGTAAGGATAACCGCCACTGCGCCAGAGCCACCAGTTAAGGTCGCCAGCGACTGGGCAAAATTCTGCATAGTAGGATCGGCCAGCATGTTATCAATAGTGACATCGACAATATCCCGCGCCGATTCACAGGACACCACCATCCCCGCCTTGATTTGCCCCAACTCAATACGGTTAGCGATATCTAAAATACCCGATAACACCCCAAGACAAGCGTTGCTAATGTCGTAAATGGCAGTGTCTTTTGACACGCCCAATTCGGCAGCAACACGACACGCAGTCGCGGGCTCATGTTGATCGCGGCACACGCCGGTATAGACAACAGCACCTAAATCGGCGACATCAATCCCAGTTTCAACCATGGCTTTACGGGCAGCTTTAATCGCACCGTCGGACAATTGATGTCCTTTTGGCCACCAGCGGCGTTCAGTAATCCCAGTCAATGCGGCAAGCTGTCCCATTGGAATACGGAACTTTTGATACAAAGGAGCAAGACGAGACTCTAGCTCACTACTGGAAACCACAACAGGCGCCAGTTCATAGGCCAGGCTATTAATAAATACGCGGGAATATTTCATGAAACTGTTTTATTCGCTCACTAGAATGACTGACCAACAGGTCAGCTTTCAGTTGTTATTCGTCATTAATGCGACATTTGAACAAGAAAAGCCCGATGATTCAATAAAAAACCATCTTCAGTGTAAGACTTGTCTCACAGCGCAGGTTCCAAACACGACGGCCCTGAATTCACTATCACTAAACTTAAATGCGCTAATATAGAAATACTTCATAAAAAACATCACAGTACAGCATATTTTCAGACACTCAAAATTATACTGACATTTTTTGCGCTAAAATCAGCGAATTTCTTGGTGTGACGCTGTTTGCACAAAATTCACCCACGCAAACACCATATCCTTGTTCCTGCAAAAAACAAGCGCGATCTAAGATTAACCATTGCTCGAGTACAGTGCGAAATAAATGCGCCACTAAATCGATACGGCGAGTTAATTGTTGTCTTTGTCGCCCTATCTCAAGCCAAGCCTCAAAATCCTTGTTTTTGGCTAAATTAACCGCCTTAGTCTCGGCCGCCCACAGGCAAAAATCAGTAAAACTGCCGCTCAACTGACTCTGCTTTAACGAGGGCAAAGGTAAATATTCGTCGATTTGTCGACATTCACGTTGCAGTGCATCAAAGCCTAAGCGCCATGCGATTTCTTGATGGCGCAGCGCCTGTTGTTTGGGATTGGCGATCACACTCTGCTGCAGCGGTAACTGTAAATCATGGCGACTGAGTTTTAGACTGCTCTGCTGAGCAAGATTGGATAACGGCTGATAATGGCTCGCGTGAATTAAATGATAACAACAGGGGGAAATCGCCAGCGCCTGCGTGCCCGCCTCGGCCGCCAGCGTTAACAGCCGAACATGTAAATCACCGCAGGCATGCAATGCAACCGCTTGCTGCCGTGCGGTTAAGGGATTCGTTGTTAACGGATTGGCTTTTGCGGCGTGTTCAGCTGGTGCTTCAACTGTCGTTATGGATGTGGTTATGGATGTGTTTGTCGCGGCATGTTCTGCACCAATAGCAAAGGCATCGGCGCAAATAAAGGTTTGTGACAACTGCCACTTATCGGCAAAGGCCTGCCCTGCTTCACATAATGGCGCTTGCCATTCTAAGCTCACCACTTCGGCGCCGCGGGCTTTAGCAATCAAGCGGCCCAAATGCCCTTTACCCGCACACCATTCCAGCACAGGTAAATTAAGCTGGGGTAAATGCTGCACAAAGGCGGTAATTTGCTGCCACTTACGACCTTTGATGTGTGCACTGAAATGCGCTTCATCGTCAAAGGACAAGCCGCCTTGCTGCGCTGCGGTGTTATCCGCAAGCGACGGTTCAGCCACGCCAGCCTTATCATTAACTGTCTTATCATTAAAAACCGTGCGTTCGGCAATGGATGCGGTGAGCAATGACAAGTCCCAATCTTGGCCTAATGCCCTAAGATCGTGGCTTAATGCCGGTGACAATGCCTTGACCAGCAAAGATTGCTCGGCGTCGAGTCCATCAAGCTCATCGTCAGCCAGCGCCCACACAGCTTCGGCCAACTGCGGAAAATCCTGTGCCCAAGGTAAAGCGTTCACTTCAAATGCACGCACTTGCCACAGGGCTGCACTCTGTTCAAGCAACTGATTAAGTTCGCTAAATTTCTGTGAGTAAGTGAGTTGTTGCTGCAGATTATCTTGGTTCACGTCATGCCCAGTGTAAAAAATACTTGTCTCACCTTAGGCCAAGGGAATGCGCCCTAAAGATGACTTTATGCGAAAAAATGTTAGTATCGCGGCCTTTAAACACTCAACCATATCGTTAACTGAGAAGACTCGGTTAACTAACCATAAGGCTCCAAAGGACACCTATGCTTTCACCTTGCGTCGCACGCTGCGGTTTAAATGACGAAGACTACTGCATGGGCTGCTTTCGACATATCGATGAAATCGTCAGTTGGCGCACGAGTAGCGAAGCGCAACAGGCGGCCATTTGTCAGCAACTCCCCGCCCGTAAAGCTTTATTTGAAGGCAGTGAAAATCAGCATATTTTAAGCCGTGATAAATGGTTAGCTGCCGAGGCGCGTTTAACCGACAAGGACTAAACCCGTCCGCTAACGCAACCTTCTCCGCAATATCATCCTGCTAAAAAACTGCAAGACTATTTTTTCAGCATTGATTTCAAGTCAGCAAAGGGATTGTAGGTCGCCGCCGCTTGTTTCGTTTCTGTGGTGCTGCCGTAACGGATCAGTTCTTCGAAACGAGAATGTTCGTTGTCGTGGCAATACAGGCACAATAACTCCCAGTTTGAACCGTCTGACGGGTTGTTATCATGGTTATGATCGCGATGATGCACTGTCAGTTCACTTAAGTTTTTCGGGGTAAACTCGCGTGTACAACGGCCGCACACCCAAGGATAGAGTTTTAACGCCTGCTCACGGTAACCGCCCTCACGCTTAGCTTTGTACTCCCGCGCATCGGCTAATACTTTGTCTAACTTACTCTGGCCTGGCACTGACGACATAGTGTAATCCCTAAAACAAACCCTAAAAAATTGCCCCAAGGATAATCCGAGTTATCACTTGGGGCAATATCTCCCGCACTTTGCGGGTTAATGGTGCGCGATTTGTAGACGTAAATGGCTAAGCCGACTTACGTTACTGGCTTACCTTGCTTAACTTACATTACTTAGCTTATGTGGGCATGATCGGCATTCGACAGATGCAAGTAGTGTAAGTATTTTTCATACTGAGTCACCACATCCGCGAGGATTTGCTCTTCGGTATACCCCATCACATCGTAATGTTGACCACCTTGTTCTAAATACACTTCGGCGCGGTAATACAAGGTATTACCCTGCTCGATTTCAGTCCCTATCGGGTTAGTGATTTCGAAACAACGGGTGCGTACTCCGTAAACAAATGGCAAGTTCACCTCGTTGCTAATCACCAAACGTACGCGGCCATCTAAGTATTCGAGATCGGCCACTATACCTTTGGTCATAAAGTGTTGACACACCTTAGATAAAGCGGGCGTCGCAACATTGTTCAAGAACACTTGCGCTTCTTCATGGGTGGGATGCGACACGAGCACGCCAATGCGCTCTTCCCAGCTCATGTTGGTTTTGGCGTACTGCACACTGGTATTGTGTAACTGCACACTGTTGATCTTAAGCCAGTCATTCTTCAGGGCTTTAAATAATCCCAGACACATGAATAACATCACCACGAGGAACGGCATGGCGCTGGCGATAGCCGCCGTTTGCAGCGCCTGTAAACCACCAGCTAACAACAATACCGAGGCCACAACCCCTTGCAACAGTGCCCAGAAAATCCTCTGCCATACGGGCGCATTGTTATCGCCGCCCGAGGTCAGATTATCAATCACTAAGGATCCCGAATCCGACGAGGTCACAAAGAAGGTCACGACTAAACAAATCGCAATCCCTGAGAGTAAGGTCGGGAACGGCATGTGCTCGAAAAACACAAACAAGGCCACTGACACATCGGTATTCACCGCCTCGGCAAGGTAGGTCGCGCCTTGATTCATAATCGAATCAATCGCCGAGTTACCAAACACTGTCATCCACAGGAAGGTCAGCGCCGATGGTACAAATAACACACCAATCAAAAACTCACGGATGGTACGACCGCGGCTCACGCGCGCAATAAAGGTACCAACAAAAGGTGACCAAGAAATCCACCAGCCCCAATAGAGCAAGGTCCAGCCGCCGAGCCAATCTTCCTTATGTTGATAGGCGTACAAGTTAAAGGTTTTACCAACCAAATCACTTAAGTAACTACCGGTATTCTGCACAAATGCCTGTAACAGCATGACAGTAGGGCCCAAGATCAAGACGATAAGCAATAAGATAATCGCGAGGCCAAGATTGAGTTCACTTAAGCGTTTGACGCCTTTGTCGAGGCCAGAAAACACCGACAGCGTCGCGAGCAAGGTAATGCCGATGATCAAGCACACTTGCACTACAGCGTTATTAGGTAAACCTTCAAATAGATAACTCAGACCCGAGTTAACCTGCAACACACCAAAGCCCAGTGATGTCGCCACCCCAAACATAGTGCCGAGCACGGCAAAGGTATCGACAATATGGCCAATAGGACCATAAATGCGTTCACCAATTAAGGGATAAAGGGCACTTCGTGGCAGTAGCGGTAACTTATGACGATAGGAGAAGTAGGCCAGACTCAATGCCACTACGGCATAAATCGCCCAAGCATGCAGTCCCCAATGGAAGAAAGTAATCTTCATCGCCTCTTTTGCGGCGGCGAGACTCTCAGGTGTAGCATCTGGCGGCGCCAGATAGTGCATTACAGGTTCGGCGACCCCAAAAAACATCAGGCCAATACCCATACCTGCCGAAAACAACATGGCAATCCAGCTTTTATAGCTGTAATCCGGCACAGAATGATCTGGCCCGAGTTTGATATCGCCAAAGCGACTGACCATGACAAAGATGATAAAAATCAGGAAAAACGCCACGCTCAGAATGTAAAGCCAACCGGCTTTCACTTCTATCCATGACTGTATTGATCTAAAAACGGTGTTAGCCTCTGTGGGCCATACTGCACAAATCATCACCATCAAGATGATGAAAAAGACCGACGAATAAAATACCGGCGGATTAATACTCGACTTGATCGACATTGACTCTCCCTATTTCTAGCGGGTTCACTCTCCAAATATCTCAGCGCACCAACGGAGAGATAGAACAAAACTTATACTCAAAATATGTTTAATGCTGCGGGGCTCATCTATGACCAGTATGGGCTCAATCCCACAGATCAATGCAACGACTCGCTATGGCTAAACGTGACAGGATCTGAAAAACGGGATTAACAACACACGACTTTGACAGCCGATGATTGATGGATAAATAGCGTTAACACCACTAAGGCAGTCAAAGCATGCCTTTAGCATAAAACAAATTTATAATTAGAATATTCAGCACAAAAAATGGCGACCATATTGGTCGCCAAAAAATTATACCACAAAAATCATCAAATTTAATTTTAAACGCTAAACCGCTTGAACCAACATCCGATTACTTAGTCGGTGTTTGCGAAATGCCAGCGGTTAAATTAAAGCGCATCGCCTCTTCAAACGACCAGTCGACCATGATTAGATCGTCACGTTTGATCAAGCTCGTCACGCCCGCCATTTGGTAACTCAATTGGAACAACACAGGCACCCAATCGCCCTCAGGCAACGCATCTAACAATGGCTGCGGCGGCGTATCTGTCATGATAAATCCCACCACAAAACTGCCATTAGCCTGCTTCACTAAAACTGTCTGTTGGCTGGTCGGCTTGCCATCTCGATTCATCAAAGAGGCAA of the Shewanella baltica genome contains:
- a CDS encoding 3-oxoacyl-ACP synthase III gives rise to the protein MKYSRVFINSLAYELAPVVVSSSELESRLAPLYQKFRIPMGQLAALTGITERRWWPKGHQLSDGAIKAARKAMVETGIDVADLGAVVYTGVCRDQHEPATACRVAAELGVSKDTAIYDISNACLGVLSGILDIANRIELGQIKAGMVVSCESARDIVDVTIDNMLADPTMQNFAQSLATLTGGSGAVAVILTDGSLPLTNVRQHQLLGASHLSAPEHHQLCQWGLQEVGHNLYREFMRTDAVTLLKEGVELAKHTWEHFLEQRNWLVEQVDKVICHQVGASNRKQVLSALNIPPEKEFPTYQLLGNMGTVSLPVTAAMAHDQGFLQAGDQVSFLGIGSGLNCMMLGIKW
- a CDS encoding DUF502 domain-containing protein — its product is MKKTLARGLMNLLPMALSLWLFWSLFVSLDGLGIVILELVGINQHFVGAGFMLVVALVFAVGLLFSVSPIVWLYGWLERQLMRFPLFKSVYGSIRDIASLMNRDGKPTSQQTVLVKQANGSFVVGFIMTDTPPQPLLDALPEGDWVPVLFQLSYQMAGVTSLIKRDDLIMVDWSFEEAMRFNLTAGISQTPTK
- the oleC gene encoding olefin beta-lactone synthetase; translation: MSTLLETEVTPLLAAVVTPLEKSLLTGTSASVLTSDANICRHLKQAAHAIPHHLAVAVQSAQGASVANLRYSELDFLNLDRQSDAIAFALNAHGIERGMKAVLMVTPSLDFFALTFALFKAGVIPILVDPGMGINNLKQCFAEAAPDAFIGIPKAHIARRLFGWGKGSIKSLLNVDGGKTGLAARLMRIATGAISLSTLLQNSSSRNASAQHTQAQHAEYPMVMLKSDEMAAILFTSGSTGTPKGVVYSHGMFEAQIQALKNDYGICHGERDLATFPLFSLFGPALGMASIVPEMDASKPITANPEFLFAAIEKYQCSNIFVNPALLERLGRAGEQKQHKLPSVQRVISAGAPATIASIARFSKMLSQGVPILNSYGATESLPISMIASDALFATTDITDNGGGICVGGAIDGVTIRIIGISEAVIPEWDEALVLNNGEIGEIVVQGPMVSQSYYLNNSQHDSQNESQGHSATAAAKMWDSATNSVRHRMGDLGYLDDQGRLWMCGRKAHRVDATRKGQLVKRYYSIPCERIFNTHPNVKRSALVGVKVANEIEPLICIELDQSLVCNKSQQLYQDLITIAEQFAQTQGIRRFLIHPDFPVDVRHNAKIFREKLAVWAQSQTKG
- a CDS encoding alpha/beta fold hydrolase, with amino-acid sequence MLDTLLPFKRHFLSRNGNKLHYINEGQGEPVVMVHGNPSWSFYYRNLVSALKDTHQCIVPDHIGCGLSDKPDDSGYDYTLKNRIDDLEALLDSLNVKENITLVVHDWGGMIGMGYATRYPERIKRLVILNTGAFHLPETKPFPWPLWICRNTLLGTVLVRGFNAFSSIASYVGVKRQPMSKYIREAYVAPFNSWANRISTLRFVQDIPLREGDRNYQLVSDIAASLPQFAKVPTLICWGLKDFVFDKHFLAKWRQHMPHATVHEFADCGHYILEDASDEVIAYIKGFMADDQAAAQSEQAVG
- the oleD gene encoding 2-alkyl-3-oxoalkanoate reductase, coding for MTINPIKSTTLAQFDAAEQTALAQLALKVQHAFVTGAGGFLGKAICLRLLAAGIKVTGFARGHYPELEALGVVMLQGDLVNKDQLQQSMQGCDIVFHVASKAGVWGDRDSYFCPNVKGAANVIAACKTLKINKLVYTSTPSVTFAGQDESGIDESTPYATSFLNYYAHSKAIAEKMMLDANQVGDVSVENTAVTQATQATISGINSASTQVSIPVTTQATALYALKTVALRPHLIWGPGDPHLVPRVLARGRLDKLKLVGREDKLVDTIYIDNAAYAHVLAALELCQAKPKCQGKAYFLSNDEPITMAKMLNLILACDALPPVTKRVPQSVAYVAGAVLETVYFLLKKQEEPMMTRFVARQLSCSHYFDISAAKRDLGYRALISINEGMARLKASL
- a CDS encoding methyltransferase; its protein translation is MNQDNLQQQLTYSQKFSELNQLLEQSAALWQVRAFEVNALPWAQDFPQLAEAVWALADDELDGLDAEQSLLVKALSPALSHDLRALGQDWDLSLLTASIAERTVFNDKTVNDKAGVAEPSLADNTAAQQGGLSFDDEAHFSAHIKGRKWQQITAFVQHLPQLNLPVLEWCAGKGHLGRLIAKARGAEVVSLEWQAPLCEAGQAFADKWQLSQTFICADAFAIGAEHAATNTSITTSITTVEAPAEHAAKANPLTTNPLTARQQAVALHACGDLHVRLLTLAAEAGTQALAISPCCYHLIHASHYQPLSNLAQQSSLKLSRHDLQLPLQQSVIANPKQQALRHQEIAWRLGFDALQRECRQIDEYLPLPSLKQSQLSGSFTDFCLWAAETKAVNLAKNKDFEAWLEIGRQRQQLTRRIDLVAHLFRTVLEQWLILDRACFLQEQGYGVCVGEFCANSVTPRNSLILAQKMSV
- a CDS encoding BCCT family transporter — its product is MSIKSSINPPVFYSSVFFIILMVMICAVWPTEANTVFRSIQSWIEVKAGWLYILSVAFFLIFIIFVMVSRFGDIKLGPDHSVPDYSYKSWIAMLFSAGMGIGLMFFGVAEPVMHYLAPPDATPESLAAAKEAMKITFFHWGLHAWAIYAVVALSLAYFSYRHKLPLLPRSALYPLIGERIYGPIGHIVDTFAVLGTMFGVATSLGFGVLQVNSGLSYLFEGLPNNAVVQVCLIIGITLLATLSVFSGLDKGVKRLSELNLGLAIILLLIVLILGPTVMLLQAFVQNTGSYLSDLVGKTFNLYAYQHKEDWLGGWTLLYWGWWISWSPFVGTFIARVSRGRTIREFLIGVLFVPSALTFLWMTVFGNSAIDSIMNQGATYLAEAVNTDVSVALFVFFEHMPFPTLLSGIAICLVVTFFVTSSDSGSLVIDNLTSGGDNNAPVWQRIFWALLQGVVASVLLLAGGLQALQTAAIASAMPFLVVMLFMCLGLFKALKNDWLKINSVQLHNTSVQYAKTNMSWEERIGVLVSHPTHEEAQVFLNNVATPALSKVCQHFMTKGIVADLEYLDGRVRLVISNEVNLPFVYGVRTRCFEITNPIGTEIEQGNTLYYRAEVYLEQGGQHYDVMGYTEEQILADVVTQYEKYLHYLHLSNADHAHIS
- a CDS encoding YajD family HNH nuclease, which gives rise to MSSVPGQSKLDKVLADAREYKAKREGGYREQALKLYPWVCGRCTREFTPKNLSELTVHHRDHNHDNNPSDGSNWELLCLYCHDNEHSRFEELIRYGSTTETKQAAATYNPFADLKSMLKK
- a CDS encoding DUF1289 domain-containing protein produces the protein MLSPCVARCGLNDEDYCMGCFRHIDEIVSWRTSSEAQQAAICQQLPARKALFEGSENQHILSRDKWLAAEARLTDKD